The genomic interval GCCCCCGAGGTCCTTGCGGATGGACGGCAGGGCGGTGGTGACGACGAGGTTGTCCAGGGCCGCCATGAATCCGGCGACGCTGGTGATCACGAGGGCCCAGACCATTCCCCCGCGACGTGCGGTTGGCTCTGACATCGCTCCCCCAAAGGGTGCTCGTACCGATGATTAGTTATTGATGACTAACTTCGCCGGGCATGAAAAGGCGCAGAATCCGCCCCTTGCCCGCCACTACGACTTCTCCAGCCGACCGGTGACACGGGCCTCCGGATACAACCCTTCCCAGACCCGGTGCTCGGGCGGAAAACCCATGGCCGCAAGGGTGTTGATCAGCATTCCGTACGCCATGAAGGTCGTGGTCTCCTCGACATCCGCCCCCAGCGGTAGATGCACGATCTCCCAGAGCTTCATCCAGCCGTTCCGCACGACCTCGCCGAACTCGTGGTCACCCTCCGCCTCGGCGGCGGCCACGGTGATGTACGTCTGCATCTGCATCTGGAGCTTCTCGGGATTCTCCGTGATGAGCCGCACGTAGGCATCGGCCATGGCATGCAGGGCATCCTCGCCCTCCAGCCCCCCGGCCGCCTCCTCCAGCGCCTGGCACACGTCCGCCACGCACCGCAGCGAGGCCGCCGCGAAGATCGCCTTCTTGCCCGGGAAGAGCCGGAAGAGATACGGCTGCGAGACACCGACCCGCTTGGCGATCGCCTCGGTGGAGGTGCCGTAGTACCCCCGCTGCGCGAACTCGGTGATCGCCGCGCGGACGACGCTCTCGCGCCTCTCTTCTGCGCTCATCCTGACCATGCGAGAAAGTTAGTACTCAATCACTAACTACGTCAAGGGGCACCGCGCGGCGGCCTTTCAGGGAGTGGCGCGACGTTCCGCGCTGTGACACGACGCACAGGCGGGACGGCTCCGATACCGGCCGGCGTCACTGCCGGTGACCGAATCGGCCCGGCCGACCCATGCGTAAGGGGCGCCCGCAATGGCGGACGCCCCTTACCTCAGCTCACGCCAGTCGTACGACCGCCCGTGACATGCCGAGCACCTTCTGCCCGGCGCTCGTCGCCACCAGGTCCACGCGGACCGTGTTGTCGTCGAGTTTGGCGGCGACCTTCGCGCTGACCTCGACGGTCGCGCCCTGGTCGTCGTTCGGGACGACGACGGGCTTGGTGAAGCGGACGCCGTACTCGGCGACCGCACCCGGGTCGCCGGTCCAGTCGGTGACCACGCGGATCGCCTCGGCCATGGTGAACATGCCGTGCGCGATGACGTCCGGGAGCCCGACCTCCTTGGCGAACTTCTCGTTCCAGTGGATCGGGTTGAAGTCCCCGGAGGCGCCCGCGTACTGGACGAGGGCGGCGCGGGTCACGGGGAAGGTCTGG from Streptomyces sp. NBC_01288 carries:
- a CDS encoding TetR/AcrR family transcriptional regulator — protein: MVRMSAEERRESVVRAAITEFAQRGYYGTSTEAIAKRVGVSQPYLFRLFPGKKAIFAAASLRCVADVCQALEEAAGGLEGEDALHAMADAYVRLITENPEKLQMQMQTYITVAAAEAEGDHEFGEVVRNGWMKLWEIVHLPLGADVEETTTFMAYGMLINTLAAMGFPPEHRVWEGLYPEARVTGRLEKS
- a CDS encoding MaoC family dehydratase; its protein translation is MTAKIAYDDVEVGTELPAQTFPVTRAALVQYAGASGDFNPIHWNEKFAKEVGLPDVIAHGMFTMAEAIRVVTDWTGDPGAVAEYGVRFTKPVVVPNDDQGATVEVSAKVAAKLDDNTVRVDLVATSAGQKVLGMSRAVVRLA